The Edaphobacter flagellatus sequence ATCCCGAGGGTGATGTCTGGATTCACACCATGCTTCTGCTGGAAAAGCTTCCCGCCGGTGCCTCGCCCGCGCTCGCCTGGGGAGCGCTGCTGCACGATGTCGGCAAGCCCGCTACCTTTCGCCCCCCCGATCCTGCCATTCCAACTGACCGCATCCGCTTCAACGGGCACGTCGAGGTCGGCGTGCGCATCGCAGAGATCCTGCTGTCGCGCCTCCGCTTCTCCAATGAAGAGTCGGCGCAGATCGTCGCGCTCGTAAAAAATCACATGCGCTTCGGCGACGTAAAACACATGCGCGAGTCCACCCTTAAGCGCTTCCTGCGACTCCCGCACTTCGACGAGCATCTCGCGCTGCATCGCATCGATTGCCTCTCCTCACATGGCGATCTCAGCCTCTACGAGTTCGCTAAACAAAAGTACGAGTCTGTTCCGGTTGCCGAGATACGTCCGCAGCTCCTGCTGACAGGGCGAGAGTTGATTGCAGCAGGCTACAACCCGGGACCTGGTTTCAAAAAAATGCTTGAAGCCGCCGAAGATGCACAACTCGAAGGCACGATTAGCAATCAAATCGAGGCACTTCACTTTATCCGCGAGCGTTTTGGCGCACCGCACCAGTCCTGACCATTCGCCCCCTCGCTCATCTTCTCAATCAGAAGACTCCATATATCAATGACATCCAAATGAGGTTATATTTTGGTTGAGCTTACGTAGCGAGCCGATGAACAGGTGCAAGAGATGCTTTGGCAAAAATCTCGTCGGGCAGACTTAGCAACTTGATCTCTAGCCCAGACAGCCGAATCACGCTATCATCCCCTGTGTAACCGTGGAGAACGCCATGCTCGCACACGCTCACCCTGTCGGCTTCGTCCTAACTGTCGACGCAGAACGCGCTCGCCGCTTCTATGTCGATACGCTGGGCCTCACCTTTGTCGCCGACGATCCCTTTGCCATCACCATCCGCTCCAATAGCATCGATATCCGCATCGTTCGCATCAAGGCCTTCAGCCCTTCGCCACACACGGTCCTTGGCTGGGAGGTCTCTGACATCGAAGCTACCGCCAAACAGTTCGCCGCAGCGGGCATCGCCTTCGAACGCTATCCCTTCATCGAACAGGACGCCAACGGCATCTGGAACGCACCCGACGGCAGAGCCAAGATCGGCTGGTTCAAAGATCCCGACGGCAACGTCCTCTCCATCGCGCAACACTAAAAATAGCTCTGAGCAGGACTACTTCTTCGCTGTCCCGGCATCCACGGCGGCCTGCGAGACCCCTTCCATCGTCTCGAGCAGCTGTAGCCATTCCATTCCCTTCAGATGTCTGCGAAGCGCCTCCTGCGCTCGCCGCCACCCGGGCCGGGCCTGCGTCAGCATGACGCGCCCTTCAGCGGTCAACGAAAGCTCCCGCCGGCGCCCATCGCCTGAGCCAGTTTCCGATTCCACCCAGCCTCGCTGCCGTAGCAC is a genomic window containing:
- a CDS encoding MarR family winged helix-turn-helix transcriptional regulator; this translates as MRKKAIPETLHWPVCALASTRRAARLLTQLYDSYLADYGIEAGQFALLMMVEHMATKGQTAIAHALGMDKTTLSRNLKVLRQRGWVESETGSGDGRRRELSLTAEGRVMLTQARPGWRRAQEALRRHLKGMEWLQLLETMEGVSQAAVDAGTAKK
- a CDS encoding VOC family protein yields the protein MLAHAHPVGFVLTVDAERARRFYVDTLGLTFVADDPFAITIRSNSIDIRIVRIKAFSPSPHTVLGWEVSDIEATAKQFAAAGIAFERYPFIEQDANGIWNAPDGRAKIGWFKDPDGNVLSIAQH